A stretch of the Mycobacteroides immunogenum genome encodes the following:
- the steA gene encoding putative cytokinetic ring protein SteA, with protein sequence MNLTTMLTRSSSSRPGIVGTVRTDRDINRLLQRLNPGDIAVIDILDLDRITADALVDARVSAVVNASPSISGRYPNLGPEVLVANGITLIDSIGPEVFKKVKDGSTVRVHNGGIYNGDRRLIAGTPRTDADVHDLMTEAKTGLVAHLEAFSGNTIEFIRSESPLLIDGIGIPDVDVDLRNRHVVVVSDGVGAAHDLKNLKPFIKEYQPVLIGVGTGADTLRKAGYRPLIVVGDPLLMSNDVLKSGAQVVLPADSDGHAAGLERIQDLGVGAVTFPAAGSAADLALLLADHHGASLIVTVGHSASIEEFFDRERQQSNPSTFLTRLKVGAKLVDSKAVATLYRNRFSGGAIALLILAVLVAVITMLWVTSAGDSAAEWLLAYWNRLMVWVQNLVS encoded by the coding sequence ATGAACTTGACCACGATGCTCACTCGAAGCAGCAGCTCCCGGCCCGGCATCGTCGGAACAGTGCGCACCGACAGGGACATCAACCGGCTGCTGCAGCGCCTCAATCCGGGTGATATCGCCGTCATCGACATCCTCGATCTGGACCGCATCACGGCCGACGCTCTGGTCGACGCGCGTGTCAGTGCGGTGGTGAACGCCTCACCCTCGATCTCGGGCCGCTACCCGAATCTGGGACCCGAGGTGCTCGTGGCCAACGGCATCACCCTGATCGACAGCATCGGCCCGGAGGTCTTCAAGAAGGTCAAGGACGGCTCCACGGTCCGGGTGCACAACGGCGGTATCTACAACGGTGATCGGCGGCTGATCGCCGGGACTCCGCGCACCGACGCCGATGTCCACGATCTGATGACCGAGGCCAAGACGGGGCTGGTCGCCCACCTGGAAGCGTTCTCCGGTAACACCATCGAGTTCATCCGCAGTGAGAGTCCGCTGCTGATCGACGGCATCGGCATCCCGGATGTCGACGTCGATCTGCGCAACCGCCATGTTGTCGTGGTATCCGATGGCGTTGGCGCCGCGCACGATTTGAAGAATCTGAAGCCTTTCATCAAGGAGTACCAGCCGGTTCTGATCGGTGTCGGTACCGGTGCCGACACTCTCCGCAAGGCCGGTTACCGGCCGCTCATCGTGGTGGGTGATCCGTTGCTGATGAGCAATGATGTGCTGAAATCCGGTGCGCAGGTTGTCCTTCCGGCAGACTCCGATGGCCATGCCGCCGGATTGGAACGCATCCAGGACCTGGGGGTCGGGGCGGTGACCTTCCCGGCCGCGGGTTCGGCGGCCGATCTGGCGCTGCTCTTGGCGGATCACCATGGCGCGTCACTGATTGTCACGGTGGGACACAGCGCCTCCATCGAGGAGTTCTTCGATCGTGAACGCCAGCAGTCCAACCCGTCGACCTTCCTGACCCGGCTCAAGGTCGGCGCCAAGCTGGTCGATTCCAAAGCTGTTGCGACGCTGTACCGCAACCGGTTCTCGGGCGGAGCGATCGCGCTGCTGATCCTGGCGGTGCTGGTGGCGGTGATCACCATGCTGTGGGTCACCAGTGCGGGCGATAGCGCGGCCGAATGGCTGCTCGCCTACTGGAACCGGTTGATGGTGTGGGTGCAGAACCTGGTCAGCTGA
- a CDS encoding copper transporter, with the protein MITLRQHAISLAAVFLALAVGVVLGSGLLNDTLLSGLREDKRSQQRQIEDLNQDKNALNEKLNAASNFDATMAPRMVRDSLADRKVVLITTPEADRSDVDGIAQLISTAGGSVSGRIGLTDQFTDANQGERLRTIVNSSILPAGTQLRTDAVDQGSQAGDLVGIVLQIPQHKPEEPPPAVTDEQRNTALTALRQSGFITYTDGQVAPGNLAVVITGGALPNDAGNKGSTVARFTAALDRRGSGAVLTGRSGSANGIAAVAVTRADSSMASAASTVDDIEMASGRITTVLALREQADGHSGRYGLGPGATSITVP; encoded by the coding sequence ATGATCACCCTGCGCCAGCACGCGATATCTCTTGCCGCGGTTTTCCTTGCCCTCGCGGTGGGTGTGGTACTAGGTTCCGGCCTGCTCAACGACACATTGCTGTCAGGCCTGCGTGAGGACAAACGCAGCCAACAGCGCCAGATCGAGGACCTGAACCAAGACAAGAACGCGCTGAACGAAAAGCTCAATGCAGCAAGCAATTTCGATGCGACGATGGCGCCACGCATGGTGAGGGACTCGCTCGCCGATCGTAAGGTGGTGTTGATCACCACTCCGGAGGCCGATCGATCCGACGTGGACGGCATCGCCCAGTTGATCTCGACCGCGGGCGGCTCGGTTTCGGGCCGGATCGGGTTGACCGATCAGTTCACCGACGCCAACCAGGGTGAGCGGCTGCGCACCATCGTGAACTCGTCGATCCTGCCCGCGGGCACGCAACTACGCACGGACGCGGTGGACCAGGGATCGCAGGCGGGCGACCTGGTGGGGATCGTCCTGCAGATTCCCCAGCACAAACCGGAGGAACCCCCGCCAGCGGTGACCGACGAGCAGCGGAACACGGCGCTCACGGCGCTGCGTCAAAGCGGATTCATCACCTACACCGACGGGCAGGTGGCGCCCGGGAACCTGGCCGTCGTCATCACCGGGGGAGCGCTACCCAACGACGCCGGGAACAAGGGCTCCACGGTGGCGCGGTTCACCGCGGCCTTGGACCGGCGTGGCTCGGGTGCCGTGTTGACCGGCCGTAGCGGCTCGGCCAACGGCATCGCGGCGGTCGCGGTCACCCGCGCCGACAGTTCGATGGCTTCGGCGGCGAGCACCGTCGACGACATCGAGATGGCTTCCGGTCGCATCACCACCGTGCTGGCGCTGCGGGAACAGGCCGATGGGCACTCGGGCCGGTACGGACTCGGGCCCGGAGCTACCTCGATCACGGTGCCATAG
- a CDS encoding NUDIX domain-containing protein: protein MGGILALRRDRVAMPGGRSAIREVVEHYGAVAVAAIDEAGQVALVHQYRHPLGHRLWELPAGLLDIAGEDIQRAAARELLEEAGVAASTWRVLVDAAASPGFTDEVVRVFLATGLSHPGRGESHDEEADMTVHWVPLAEAVSMVLGGEVVNAIAAAGILAAHVALQGHDTRPVGAPWPDRPTAFAKRKATT from the coding sequence ATGGGCGGCATCCTGGCGCTGCGCCGGGATCGGGTGGCGATGCCCGGAGGCCGCAGCGCCATCCGGGAGGTGGTCGAGCACTACGGGGCGGTGGCGGTCGCGGCCATCGATGAAGCGGGGCAGGTCGCGCTGGTGCACCAGTACCGGCACCCGCTGGGCCATCGGCTGTGGGAGCTACCCGCCGGGCTGCTCGACATCGCGGGGGAGGACATCCAGCGGGCGGCGGCTCGTGAGCTGCTGGAGGAGGCCGGCGTCGCGGCCAGCACCTGGCGGGTGCTGGTGGACGCGGCCGCCTCGCCCGGATTCACCGATGAAGTGGTCAGGGTGTTCCTGGCCACCGGGCTGTCGCACCCGGGCCGGGGCGAAAGTCATGACGAAGAGGCCGATATGACGGTGCATTGGGTACCGCTGGCCGAGGCTGTCTCCATGGTGCTCGGCGGGGAGGTGGTCAACGCGATCGCGGCGGCAGGCATTCTGGCCGCACATGTCGCACTGCAAGGCCATGACACCCGGCCCGTCGGAGCACCGTGGCCGGACCGGCCCACCGCCTTCGCGAAGCGCAAGGCCACTACATGA
- the xerD gene encoding site-specific tyrosine recombinase XerD: MTAAVGLLDGEIQSYLDHLDVERGVAANTLSSYRRDLRRYQQHLAERRIDRLADVTEPDVSDFVVTLRRGDPENGVPELSASSAARALIAVRGLHRFAAIEGLAPTDVARAVKPPTPNRRLPKSLTVEQVEALLNAAGGVDGAAVGPLDLRNRALLELLYSTGARISEAVGLDVDDVDVQARSALLWGKGGKQRLVPVGRPAVEALQAYLVRGRPDLARRGRGGVPALFLNSRGGRLSRQSAWQVLADAAERAKISAAVSPHTLRHSFATHLLEGGADVRVVQELLGHASVTTTQIYTLVTVSALREVWAGAHPRAR, encoded by the coding sequence ATGACGGCAGCGGTAGGACTCCTCGACGGCGAGATCCAGTCCTATCTGGATCACCTTGACGTGGAACGCGGCGTCGCCGCCAACACGCTGAGCTCCTACCGCCGGGACCTGCGCCGCTATCAACAGCACCTTGCCGAGCGCAGGATCGACCGGCTGGCCGATGTCACCGAACCCGATGTCAGCGATTTCGTGGTGACGCTGCGCCGTGGCGATCCGGAGAACGGCGTGCCCGAGCTATCGGCCTCGTCGGCGGCTCGCGCGCTGATCGCCGTGCGCGGGCTGCACCGGTTTGCCGCCATCGAAGGGCTGGCGCCGACAGATGTGGCCCGGGCCGTGAAGCCGCCCACCCCCAATCGTCGGCTTCCGAAAAGCCTGACCGTCGAGCAGGTGGAGGCACTGCTGAATGCCGCCGGTGGCGTGGACGGCGCCGCCGTGGGGCCCCTGGATCTGCGCAACCGCGCTCTGCTGGAGCTGCTGTATTCGACCGGAGCGCGCATCTCCGAGGCGGTAGGCCTGGATGTCGATGATGTGGACGTCCAGGCGCGTTCGGCGCTGCTCTGGGGTAAAGGCGGCAAGCAGCGTCTGGTGCCGGTGGGGCGGCCCGCCGTCGAAGCGCTGCAGGCGTACCTGGTGCGCGGCCGACCGGATCTGGCCCGGCGGGGGCGCGGCGGTGTCCCCGCGCTGTTTCTGAACTCGCGCGGTGGGCGGCTTTCTCGGCAGAGCGCGTGGCAGGTACTGGCCGATGCCGCCGAGCGGGCCAAGATCAGTGCCGCGGTTTCCCCGCACACCCTGCGGCATTCCTTCGCAACACACCTGCTGGAGGGCGGCGCCGATGTTCGTGTTGTCCAGGAGTTACTCGGCCACGCGTCGGTGACCACCACGCAGATCTACACGTTGGTCACCGTCAGTGCGCTGCGCGAAGTGTGGGCAGGCGCGCACCCCCGTGCCCGCTAG
- a CDS encoding ParA family protein, with amino-acid sequence MTDGSLDSDFPAEDGDLDLTGRPPKDIPEPKPLTSHGPAKVIAMCNQKGGVGKTTSTINLGAALAGYGRRVLLVDLDPQGALSAGLGIAHHELETTVHNLLVEPRVSVDDVLMRTRVDGLDLIPSNIDLSAAEIQLVNEVGREHSLARALHPVLDRYDYVLIDCQPSLGLLTVNALACSEGVVIPMECAFFSLRGLALLTDTVAKVRDRLNPKLAVSGIVITMFDARTLHAREVMARVIEVFGDQVFHTVITRTVRFPETSVAGEPITTWAPKSSGAQAYISLAREVIDRFES; translated from the coding sequence GTGACGGACGGCAGTCTCGACTCTGACTTCCCCGCCGAAGACGGCGACCTTGATCTCACCGGTCGTCCCCCCAAAGACATTCCCGAGCCAAAGCCGCTGACCAGCCATGGGCCGGCCAAGGTCATCGCGATGTGCAACCAGAAGGGTGGGGTGGGTAAGACCACGTCGACCATCAATCTGGGTGCGGCGCTGGCCGGGTATGGCCGACGCGTCCTGCTGGTCGACCTGGATCCGCAGGGGGCGCTCTCCGCGGGCCTGGGCATCGCGCACCACGAGCTGGAGACCACGGTGCATAACCTGCTGGTGGAGCCGCGGGTGTCGGTGGACGACGTGCTCATGCGCACCCGGGTCGACGGTCTGGACCTCATTCCCAGCAATATCGACCTCTCCGCCGCCGAGATTCAGCTGGTCAACGAGGTGGGCCGGGAACACTCGCTGGCCCGTGCGCTGCACCCGGTGCTCGATCGCTACGACTACGTGCTCATCGACTGCCAGCCGTCGCTGGGGCTGCTGACAGTGAACGCGCTGGCCTGCTCCGAGGGCGTGGTCATCCCGATGGAATGCGCATTCTTCTCGCTGCGCGGCCTGGCGTTGCTCACCGATACCGTGGCCAAGGTGCGCGATCGGCTGAACCCGAAGCTGGCCGTGTCGGGAATTGTCATCACCATGTTCGATGCCCGGACGCTGCACGCGCGTGAGGTGATGGCCCGGGTCATCGAGGTATTCGGCGATCAGGTCTTCCATACCGTCATCACCCGCACCGTCCGCTTCCCGGAGACCAGTGTGGCGGGGGAGCCGATCACCACGTGGGCGCCCAAGTCTTCGGGTGCCCAGGCCTACATTTCCTTGGCTCGCGAGGTAATCGACCGGTTCGAATCGTGA
- a CDS encoding segregation and condensation protein A: MTVGVDQEPEAVEAAAEPAVPAAEPEAADAHGFRIRLTNFEGPFDLLLQLISQHRLDVTEVALHQVTDEFIAYTKTLGDTYSLDEVTAFLVVAATLLDLKAARLLPSGQVDDADDLALLEIRDLLFARLLQYRAFKHVAEMFAELEAAALRSYPRAVSLEERFSDLLPPVHLGLDGDQFAQLAAGAFTPRPVPTVGLSHLHIPRVSVPEHAKRMVELLAERGAGQWMTFTELVAECTAPIEIVARFLGVLELYRSKAVLFEQSEPLGPLQVSWTGERPAQDDLEKAVDYT, translated from the coding sequence GTGACGGTCGGCGTGGACCAGGAGCCGGAAGCCGTCGAGGCCGCGGCCGAACCCGCCGTGCCCGCCGCGGAGCCGGAGGCCGCCGACGCGCACGGCTTTCGTATTCGGCTCACGAACTTCGAGGGGCCATTCGATCTACTGCTGCAACTGATTTCGCAGCATCGACTGGATGTCACCGAAGTGGCGCTGCACCAGGTGACCGACGAGTTCATCGCGTACACCAAGACGCTGGGCGATACCTACAGCCTCGACGAGGTGACGGCCTTCCTGGTGGTGGCGGCCACCCTGCTGGACCTGAAGGCGGCGCGGTTGCTGCCCTCCGGTCAGGTGGACGATGCCGATGATCTGGCCCTCCTGGAAATCCGCGACCTGCTGTTCGCCCGACTGCTGCAGTACCGGGCGTTCAAGCATGTGGCGGAGATGTTCGCGGAGTTGGAGGCGGCCGCGTTGCGTTCGTACCCGCGCGCGGTGTCGTTGGAAGAACGCTTCAGCGACCTGCTGCCGCCGGTTCACTTGGGGCTCGATGGGGACCAGTTCGCCCAGCTCGCCGCTGGTGCGTTCACGCCACGGCCGGTGCCGACGGTGGGGCTCAGCCATCTGCACATTCCCCGCGTCTCGGTACCCGAGCACGCCAAGCGAATGGTGGAGCTGCTTGCCGAACGTGGCGCGGGGCAGTGGATGACCTTTACCGAGCTGGTGGCCGAATGCACGGCGCCCATCGAGATCGTGGCCCGCTTCCTGGGCGTGCTCGAGCTGTACCGCTCCAAGGCGGTACTATTCGAGCAATCCGAACCGCTTGGACCGCTCCAAGTTTCATGGACCGGTGAGCGCCCGGCGCAGGATGATCTAGAAAAGGCAGTGGACTACACATGA
- the scpB gene encoding SMC-Scp complex subunit ScpB: MSEQTTAVESTDESTEPEAPAETGTEESLQDETGDDEFVPMTESELISTLEALLLVVDTPITAAAVAAVVAQPLDRVAEALQRISEILTDRSSGIDLRETVDGWRMYTRARYAPYVEKLLLDGARSKLTRAALETLAVVAYRQPVTRSRVSAVRGVNVDAVMRTLLMRGLIAEAGTDDESGAVMFRTTELFLERLGLTSLSDLPDIAPLLPDIDVIDDLSENLGDEPRFARLNRTPDGGAGSGAAPAFTVDQD, encoded by the coding sequence ATGAGCGAGCAGACGACCGCGGTCGAAAGCACGGACGAGTCCACCGAGCCCGAAGCACCAGCGGAGACCGGCACCGAGGAGTCTCTGCAGGACGAAACGGGCGACGACGAATTCGTCCCGATGACCGAGAGCGAACTCATCAGCACCCTGGAGGCGCTGCTGTTGGTCGTCGACACCCCGATCACCGCCGCGGCCGTGGCCGCCGTCGTCGCGCAGCCCCTGGATCGCGTAGCCGAAGCGCTGCAGCGGATTTCGGAGATCCTGACCGACCGCAGCAGCGGCATCGATCTGCGTGAGACCGTCGACGGCTGGCGGATGTACACGCGTGCCCGGTACGCCCCGTATGTCGAGAAACTGCTCCTGGACGGGGCACGTTCCAAGCTGACCCGGGCCGCGCTGGAGACCCTCGCCGTGGTGGCCTACCGGCAGCCGGTGACACGCTCGCGGGTCAGCGCCGTGCGCGGTGTCAATGTCGATGCCGTGATGCGAACCCTGCTGATGCGCGGCCTGATCGCCGAGGCCGGTACCGACGACGAATCCGGTGCGGTGATGTTCCGCACCACCGAGTTGTTCCTCGAGCGGCTCGGGCTGACGTCGCTGTCCGACCTTCCCGATATCGCACCGCTGCTTCCCGACATCGATGTGATCGACGACCTATCCGAAAACCTCGGTGACGAGCCGCGGTTCGCGCGGCTCAACCGGACGCCCGATGGCGGTGCTGGATCTGGTGCCGCACCCGCCTTTACCGTTGATCAGGACTGA
- a CDS encoding pseudouridine synthase, protein MSEEGIRLQKVLSQAGIASRRVAERMIYDGRVEVDGEIVTEQGKRIDPAVNVVRVDGARVIMNTDLVYLALNKPFGMLSTMSDDRGRPCIGKLIEERVRRNQGVRNVGRLDADTVGLILLTNDGELTHRLMHPSYEVPKTYIATVAGTIPRGLGRQLRDGVELADGPAKVDEFKFLGTTDGQSMVQLTLHEGRNRIVRRMMDAAGHPVVELVRTKIGEVALGNQRPGSLRALGRDEVGSLYKAVGL, encoded by the coding sequence ATGAGCGAAGAAGGTATTCGGCTCCAGAAGGTGTTGTCGCAGGCAGGAATTGCGTCACGCCGGGTGGCTGAGCGGATGATTTACGACGGCCGCGTCGAGGTCGACGGCGAGATCGTCACCGAGCAAGGCAAGCGAATCGACCCCGCGGTCAACGTGGTTCGGGTCGATGGCGCACGCGTGATCATGAACACCGACCTGGTGTATCTGGCTCTGAACAAGCCGTTCGGAATGCTCTCGACCATGTCGGATGATCGCGGCCGGCCCTGCATCGGAAAGCTGATCGAGGAGCGGGTCCGCCGCAACCAGGGCGTACGCAACGTCGGCCGCCTGGACGCCGACACAGTCGGGCTGATCCTGTTGACCAATGATGGCGAGCTGACCCACCGGCTCATGCACCCGTCGTACGAGGTGCCCAAGACCTACATCGCCACGGTCGCCGGCACCATCCCGCGTGGCCTGGGCCGACAATTGCGTGACGGCGTCGAACTCGCCGATGGTCCGGCCAAGGTGGATGAGTTCAAGTTCCTGGGCACCACAGACGGTCAGAGCATGGTGCAACTGACGCTGCACGAGGGTCGCAACCGCATCGTGCGCCGGATGATGGACGCCGCGGGACACCCGGTGGTGGAGTTGGTGCGCACCAAGATCGGCGAGGTGGCGCTGGGGAACCAGCGCCCCGGCAGCCTGCGGGCCCTGGGCCGCGATGAGGTCGGCTCGCTGTACAAGGCGGTAGGCCTGTGA
- the cmk gene encoding (d)CMP kinase, translating into MVAVDGPSGTGKSSVAKELARQLGASYLDTGAMYRIVTLWVLRAGVDLTDSAAIAAASEQVPMSVSSDPDAQTALLAGEDVSVPIRGAEVTGAVSAVSAVPAVRERLVRQQRELAETSGAVVVEGRDIGTVVLPDADVKIYLTASAQARAQRRNAQNVSGGGADEYERVLADVQRRDHLDSTRAVSPLRPAEDAVEVDTSDMTQDQVVAHLLDLVRTRAGASR; encoded by the coding sequence GTGGTGGCCGTGGACGGCCCCTCCGGTACCGGAAAATCCTCTGTGGCAAAGGAGTTGGCCCGCCAGTTGGGGGCCTCGTACCTTGATACCGGGGCGATGTACCGGATCGTGACGCTGTGGGTGCTACGTGCCGGCGTCGATCTCACCGATTCCGCGGCCATCGCGGCCGCGTCCGAGCAGGTGCCCATGTCGGTGAGCTCCGATCCCGACGCGCAGACGGCCCTGCTTGCGGGCGAAGATGTTTCGGTCCCAATCCGGGGTGCCGAGGTAACCGGAGCGGTCTCCGCGGTGTCGGCGGTGCCGGCGGTGCGCGAACGTTTAGTACGCCAGCAGCGCGAGCTTGCCGAGACGAGCGGCGCGGTGGTGGTAGAGGGTCGCGATATCGGCACCGTGGTGCTGCCGGACGCGGATGTAAAGATCTACCTCACCGCGTCGGCACAGGCGCGGGCACAGCGGCGTAACGCGCAGAACGTCTCCGGCGGTGGCGCTGACGAATACGAGCGGGTGCTGGCCGATGTGCAACGCCGCGATCACCTGGATTCCACCCGGGCCGTATCGCCGCTGCGCCCGGCCGAAGACGCGGTGGAAGTTGACACCAGCGATATGACACAGGATCAGGTCGTGGCCCACCTGCTGGACCTGGTGCGTACTAGGGCAGGGGCATCTCGATGA
- the der gene encoding ribosome biogenesis GTPase Der translates to MTDGTWEDESEWELTEFDADEDTDEPSAPPAVVAVVGRPNVGKSTLVNRIIGRREAVVQDIPGVTRDRVSYPAEWLDRRFTVQDTGGWEADATGLQQLVAEQARHAMATADLIILVVDATVGPTSTDEEAAKLLRRSGKPVFLAANKVDSDRAEADAAVLWSLGLGEPMPISAMHGRGVADLLDRVVADLPEVSSRGAGEGGPRRVALVGKPNVGKSSLLNRLSGDQRAVVHDTAGTTVDPVDTLIELGGKTWRFVDTAGLRRKVGQASGHEYYASLRTHGAIEAAEVAIVLLDASQPITEQDQRVLSMVIESGRALVLAFNKWDLVDEDRRELLEREVDLQLAQLNWAQRVNISAKSGRAVQKLVPALESALDSWDKRISTGQLNTWVKEVVAATPPPVRGGKQPRVLFATQATSRPPTFVLFTTGFLEAGYRRFLERRLRESFGFDGTPIRINVRVREKRSAKR, encoded by the coding sequence ATGACCGATGGCACGTGGGAAGATGAAAGTGAGTGGGAGCTCACCGAATTCGACGCAGACGAGGACACCGACGAGCCCAGCGCCCCACCCGCCGTGGTTGCGGTGGTGGGTCGGCCCAACGTCGGCAAGTCGACATTGGTGAACCGGATCATCGGTCGGCGCGAGGCCGTGGTGCAGGACATCCCCGGTGTCACCCGGGACCGTGTCTCGTATCCCGCCGAGTGGCTTGACCGGCGCTTCACGGTGCAGGACACCGGTGGCTGGGAGGCCGACGCGACCGGTCTGCAGCAGCTCGTGGCCGAGCAGGCCCGGCACGCGATGGCCACCGCGGACCTGATCATCCTGGTGGTAGACGCCACGGTGGGCCCGACATCAACCGACGAAGAAGCGGCCAAGCTATTGCGCCGCTCCGGTAAACCGGTCTTCTTGGCGGCCAACAAGGTTGATAGCGATCGTGCCGAGGCAGATGCCGCGGTGCTGTGGTCGCTGGGATTGGGCGAGCCCATGCCGATCAGCGCCATGCACGGGCGCGGGGTGGCGGACTTGCTGGACCGTGTGGTGGCCGATCTGCCCGAGGTGTCCTCGCGGGGAGCGGGGGAGGGCGGCCCACGACGGGTGGCACTCGTTGGAAAACCGAACGTGGGCAAGAGCTCTCTGCTGAACAGGTTGTCGGGCGATCAACGGGCGGTGGTTCATGACACCGCGGGCACCACCGTCGACCCCGTGGATACTTTGATCGAACTCGGTGGCAAGACTTGGCGTTTCGTCGATACGGCCGGTCTGCGGCGCAAGGTCGGCCAGGCTTCGGGGCACGAGTACTACGCATCACTGCGCACGCACGGCGCCATCGAGGCAGCCGAGGTCGCCATCGTCTTGCTGGACGCGTCGCAGCCGATCACCGAACAGGACCAGCGGGTGCTGTCGATGGTGATTGAATCCGGACGGGCGCTGGTGCTGGCGTTCAACAAATGGGATCTGGTGGATGAGGACCGCCGCGAGCTCCTTGAACGTGAGGTAGACCTTCAGCTTGCCCAGCTCAATTGGGCACAACGCGTGAATATTTCAGCTAAAAGCGGACGAGCCGTGCAGAAGCTCGTACCCGCGCTGGAGTCTGCGCTGGATTCCTGGGACAAGCGGATTTCCACCGGTCAGCTCAATACCTGGGTCAAGGAAGTGGTTGCCGCCACGCCGCCTCCGGTGCGTGGAGGGAAGCAGCCGCGCGTGTTGTTCGCCACTCAGGCCACTTCGCGGCCGCCCACTTTCGTGTTGTTCACCACTGGTTTCCTGGAGGCGGGGTACCGCAGATTCCTCGAACGCAGGTTGCGCGAGAGTTTCGGCTTCGATGGAACTCCGATCCGGATAAATGTCCGGGTGCGTGAAAAGCGAAGCGCCAAACGCTAA
- a CDS encoding LysM peptidoglycan-binding domain-containing protein gives MADTLTQGQKLDSGQSLTSNNGAYTLTLQDDGNLVLTDGGSPVWASDTSGHSAGRAEVQGDGNFVVYDNGGGALWSSNTEGRSDVKLVLQDDRNLVLYSGADSVWSSGTQTDTPVAPAAESVEVAPAAVEEPAPAPEPRTYTVESGDTLWAIAERFYGDGNQYQKIADASGIANPDLINPGQVLTIPE, from the coding sequence GTGGCGGACACACTCACCCAGGGCCAGAAGCTGGACTCGGGACAGAGCCTCACCTCGAACAACGGCGCGTACACCCTGACCCTGCAGGATGACGGCAACCTGGTGCTGACCGATGGCGGCAGCCCGGTATGGGCCTCGGACACCAGCGGACACTCCGCTGGCCGCGCAGAGGTGCAGGGCGACGGCAACTTCGTCGTGTACGACAACGGCGGCGGCGCGCTGTGGAGCAGCAACACCGAGGGTCGTTCCGACGTGAAGCTGGTTCTGCAGGACGACCGCAACTTGGTGCTGTACTCGGGTGCTGACTCCGTGTGGTCCTCGGGCACTCAGACCGACACCCCGGTTGCCCCGGCCGCCGAGTCCGTTGAGGTCGCTCCCGCGGCCGTCGAGGAGCCGGCTCCCGCGCCGGAGCCCCGTACCTACACCGTCGAGTCCGGCGACACCCTCTGGGCCATTGCTGAGCGCTTCTACGGCGACGGAAACCAGTACCAGAAGATCGCCGATGCCAGCGGCATCGCCAACCCGGATCTGATCAACCCCGGCCAGGTGCTGACCATCCCGGAGTAA